In one Fusarium keratoplasticum isolate Fu6.1 chromosome 5, whole genome shotgun sequence genomic region, the following are encoded:
- a CDS encoding Protein-ribulosamine 3-kinase yields MPYTKVDPAIVEALGLDPACSSIASHGGSGFASTFKISTTVDGKPVNYFVKTGPGKEAEIMFRGEHASLNAIADTVPNFCPRSHAHGALANREGHFFLVTDFLDLGSSAPGGTGRTLAAKLAQLHTTPAPIPEGHDKPMFGFHVPTCCGSTEQDNSWKESWADFYAENRLRHIKREAVRNHGPDPEFERLIEKVASNVVPRLIGDDKVKNIKPVVIHGDLWSGNHSRGQIAGKGGCEEVVYDPAVVYGHSEYELGIMIMFGGFTPHFWREYRRLVPPAEPAGEWEDRLRLYELYHHLNHYAMFGGGYRSGATSMMKGLIHRFGSG; encoded by the exons ATGCCGTATACCAAGGTTGACCCCGCCATCGTTGAGGCGCTCGGGTTGGACCCCGCCTGCTCGTCCATCGCTTCCCATGGCGGATCAGGCTTTGCGTCGACTTTCAAGATATCGACCACGGTTGACGGGAAGCCAGTCAACTACTTTGTAAAGACTGGTCCTGGAAAGGAGGCCGAGATTATGTTTCGAG GTGAACATGCCtccctcaacgccatcgcaGATACAGTCCCCAACTTCTGCCCTCGTTCTCACGCCCATGGAGCTCTAGCCAACCGCGAGGGACACTTCTTCCTCGTGACCGACTTCCTGGACTTGGGATCTTCAGCCCCTGGTGGCACGGGCAGGACCCTCGCTGCAAAGCTCGCCCAGCTACACACTACACCCGCACCTATTCCAGAGGGCCACGATAAGCCCATGTTTGGCTTCCATGTCCCGACGTGCTGCGGATCTACAGAGCAGGACAATTCGTGGAAAGAGTCGTGGGCTGACTTTTACGCCGAGAACCGCCTCAGACACATCAAGCGCGAGGCGGTTCGCAACCACGGCCCAGACCCAGAATTTGAAAGGCTCATTGAAAAGGTTGCCTCCAATGTTGTCCCGCGGTTGATCGGAGACGACAAAgtcaagaacatcaagcCGGTCGTCATTCATGGCGATTTGTGGAGCGGTAACCATTCGAGAGGGCAGATTGCCGGCAAAGGTGGCTGCGAAGAGGTTGTATACGACCCTGCGGTTGTCTATGGCCACTCCGAGTATGAGCTCGGCATTATGATAATGTTTGGAGGCTTCACCCCTCACTTTTGGCGTGAGTATCGGCGGCTTGTCCCCCCAGCTGAACCTGCGGGGGAGTGGGAGGATCGACTGAGGCTATACGAACT ATATCATCATCTCAACCACTATGCCATGTTTGGAGGTGGCTATCGATCAGGAGCCACGTCTATGATGAAGGGTCTAATCCACAGGTTCGGATCGGGATAG